Proteins co-encoded in one Papaver somniferum cultivar HN1 chromosome 5, ASM357369v1, whole genome shotgun sequence genomic window:
- the LOC113281841 gene encoding protein COBRA-like isoform X1: MATYSVDRSIPKYTSYAISIVFLISCFTFSSTEAYDALDPTGNITIKWDVMNWTPDGYVAVVTMYNFQQYRHIQAPGWTLGWTWSKKEVIWSMVGAQTTEQGDCSKYKGNIPHCCKKDPTVVDLLPGTPYNQQIANCCKGGVLNSWVQDSGNAASSFQVSVGAAGTSNKTVRVPKNFTLKAPGPGYTCGPAKIVKSSKFVTSDLRRTTQALMTWNITCTYSQFLSQKTPTCCVSLSSFYNETIVPCPTCTCGCQNNITQPGSCVEGDSPYLASAVTGHASKNAYSPLVQCTTHMCPIRVHWHVKLNYKQYWRVKITITNFNYRMNYTQWNMVVQHPNLDNITQIFSFNYKPLTPYAAINDTAMLWGVKFYNDLLMEAGPLGNVQSEILFRKDSDTFTFDKGWAFPRRIYFNGDNCVMPPPESYPWLPNTSPRPIVSVLGSLMAVMVSLTFLMAYA; this comes from the exons atggctaCTTACTCCGTTGATAGATCTATTCCCAAGTATACCAGCTATGCCATTTCCATTGTTTTCTTGATTTCCTGCTTCACTTTCAGCTCAACAG AAGCTTATGATGCGCTTGATCCAACTGGAAATATCACAATAAAATGGGATGTTATGAATTGGACTCCAGATGGTTATGTG GCTGTTGTCACTATGTATAACTTCCAGCAATACCGTCACATCCAAGCACCGGGATGGACATTGGGATGGACATGGTCAAAGAAAGAAGTCATTTGGAGTATGGTAGGAGCACAAACAACAGAACAAGGTGATTGTTCAAAATACAAAGGGAACATTCCTCATTGTTGTAAGAAGGATCCAACTGTTGTAGATTTATTACCCGGAACTCCTTACAACCAGCAGATAGCAAATTGTTGTAAAGGAGGAGTGCTCAATTCTTGGGTTCAAGATTCTGGTAACGCAGCAAGTTCCTTCCAGGTTAGTGTGGGTGCTGCTGGAACATCAAACAAGACTGTAAGAGTGCCAAAGAACTTCACCTTGAAAGCACCAGGACCAGGTTACACATGTGGACCTGCTAAAATTGTGAAATCTAGTAAATTTGTTACATCAGAtctaagaagaactactcaagcacTAA TGACATGGAACATTACGTGTACCTATTCCCAGTTCCTCTCTCAGAAAACACCAACATGTTGTgtctctctctcctctttctaCAATGAAACGATTGTCCCATGTCCTACTTGTACCTGTGGCTGTCAAAATAATATTACTCAACCAGGAAGCTGTGTAGA GGGAGACTCGCCATATTTAGCTTCTGCTGTTACAGGTCATGCTAGTAAAAATGCCTATTCACCTCTAGTTCAGTGCACAACCCATATGTGTCCCATCCGGGTTCATTGGCATGTTAAGCTCAATTACAAACAGTATTGGAGAGTGAAGATCACAATCACAAATTTCAATTATAGAATGAACTACACTCAGTGGAACATGGTTGTTCAGCATCCTAATTTGGATAACATCACCCAGATTTTCAGTTTCAATTACAAGCCTTTAACTCCATATGCTGCTATAA ATGACACAGCAATGCTATGGGGGGttaaattttataatgatttgctCATGGAAGCTGGACCTCTGGGAAATGTGCAATCAGAGATACTATTCCGAAAGGATTCTGATACTTTCACGTTTGACAAAGGATGGGCTTTCCCTAGAAGGATTTATTTCAATGGTGATAACTGTGTCATGCCACCTCCAGAATCATATCCATGGTTGCCAAATACTAGTCCCCGACCGATTGTCTCCGTACTTGGTTCTCTCATGGCTGTTATGGTATCTTTAACATTCTTAATGGCTTATGCCTAG
- the LOC113281841 gene encoding protein COBRA-like isoform X2, translated as MDEKDEEAYDALDPTGNITIKWDVMNWTPDGYVAVVTMYNFQQYRHIQAPGWTLGWTWSKKEVIWSMVGAQTTEQGDCSKYKGNIPHCCKKDPTVVDLLPGTPYNQQIANCCKGGVLNSWVQDSGNAASSFQVSVGAAGTSNKTVRVPKNFTLKAPGPGYTCGPAKIVKSSKFVTSDLRRTTQALMTWNITCTYSQFLSQKTPTCCVSLSSFYNETIVPCPTCTCGCQNNITQPGSCVEGDSPYLASAVTGHASKNAYSPLVQCTTHMCPIRVHWHVKLNYKQYWRVKITITNFNYRMNYTQWNMVVQHPNLDNITQIFSFNYKPLTPYAAINDTAMLWGVKFYNDLLMEAGPLGNVQSEILFRKDSDTFTFDKGWAFPRRIYFNGDNCVMPPPESYPWLPNTSPRPIVSVLGSLMAVMVSLTFLMAYA; from the exons ATGGATGAAAAAGACGAAG AAGCTTATGATGCGCTTGATCCAACTGGAAATATCACAATAAAATGGGATGTTATGAATTGGACTCCAGATGGTTATGTG GCTGTTGTCACTATGTATAACTTCCAGCAATACCGTCACATCCAAGCACCGGGATGGACATTGGGATGGACATGGTCAAAGAAAGAAGTCATTTGGAGTATGGTAGGAGCACAAACAACAGAACAAGGTGATTGTTCAAAATACAAAGGGAACATTCCTCATTGTTGTAAGAAGGATCCAACTGTTGTAGATTTATTACCCGGAACTCCTTACAACCAGCAGATAGCAAATTGTTGTAAAGGAGGAGTGCTCAATTCTTGGGTTCAAGATTCTGGTAACGCAGCAAGTTCCTTCCAGGTTAGTGTGGGTGCTGCTGGAACATCAAACAAGACTGTAAGAGTGCCAAAGAACTTCACCTTGAAAGCACCAGGACCAGGTTACACATGTGGACCTGCTAAAATTGTGAAATCTAGTAAATTTGTTACATCAGAtctaagaagaactactcaagcacTAA TGACATGGAACATTACGTGTACCTATTCCCAGTTCCTCTCTCAGAAAACACCAACATGTTGTgtctctctctcctctttctaCAATGAAACGATTGTCCCATGTCCTACTTGTACCTGTGGCTGTCAAAATAATATTACTCAACCAGGAAGCTGTGTAGA GGGAGACTCGCCATATTTAGCTTCTGCTGTTACAGGTCATGCTAGTAAAAATGCCTATTCACCTCTAGTTCAGTGCACAACCCATATGTGTCCCATCCGGGTTCATTGGCATGTTAAGCTCAATTACAAACAGTATTGGAGAGTGAAGATCACAATCACAAATTTCAATTATAGAATGAACTACACTCAGTGGAACATGGTTGTTCAGCATCCTAATTTGGATAACATCACCCAGATTTTCAGTTTCAATTACAAGCCTTTAACTCCATATGCTGCTATAA ATGACACAGCAATGCTATGGGGGGttaaattttataatgatttgctCATGGAAGCTGGACCTCTGGGAAATGTGCAATCAGAGATACTATTCCGAAAGGATTCTGATACTTTCACGTTTGACAAAGGATGGGCTTTCCCTAGAAGGATTTATTTCAATGGTGATAACTGTGTCATGCCACCTCCAGAATCATATCCATGGTTGCCAAATACTAGTCCCCGACCGATTGTCTCCGTACTTGGTTCTCTCATGGCTGTTATGGTATCTTTAACATTCTTAATGGCTTATGCCTAG
- the LOC113281840 gene encoding COBRA-like protein 4 — protein sequence MGINRNREPFPGYTMRIQDKDCPVQCRFSSLTNLRLPISVFFLFAIISYAASYDPLDPNGNVTIKWDIVSWTADGYVAAVTMNNFQMYRHIMTPGWTLGWAWAKKEVIWSMIGAQTTEQGDCSKFKGNVPHCCKKTPTVVDLLPGVPYNQQFTNCCKGGVVASWGQDPSASVSAFQVSVGLAGTTNKTVKLPKNFTLLGPGPGYTCGPAKIVPPTTFLTADRRRKTQALMTWNVTCTYSQFLARKNPSCCVSFSSFYNETITPCPSCACGCQNKHNCVKSDSKLLTKVGVNTPRKDNSPLLQCTHHMCPIRIHWHVKLNYKDYWRAKLSITNFNYRLNYTQWTLVAQHPNLNNVTQVFSFDYKPLVPYQSINDTGMFYGMKFYNDLLMEAGPLGNVQSEVLLQKDKDTFTLKQGWAFPRKVYFNGDECMLPPPDTYPYLPNSAFTNSLQLTTLAASLIFLLMAIG from the exons ATGGGAATCAACAGAAACAGGGAACCATTTCCTGGATATACCATGAGAATACAAGATAAAGATTGTCCTGTACAATGTCGATTTAGTTCACTGACAAATTTGAGACTGCCAATATCTGTATTCTTCCTTTTCGCAATCATTTCTTATGCCG CTTCCTATGATCCACTGGATCCGAATGGTAACGTGACGATCAAATGGGACATTGTATCTTGGACTGCAGACGGATACGTG GCAGCAGTAACCATGAACAATTTCCAAATGTATCGACACATAATGACTCCTGGCTGGACATTAGGATGGGCATGGGCAAAGAAAGAAGTGATTTGGTCAATGATTGGAGCTCAAACAACTGAACAAGGAGATTGTTCCAAGTTCAAGGGAAATGTCCCACATTGTTGCAAGAAAACTCCAACGGTTGTCGACTTACTTCCCGGAGTACCTTACAACCAACAATTTACCAATTGCTGCAAAGGAGGAGTGGTTGCATCATGGGGACAAGATCCGTCTGCCTCCGTCTCAGCCTTCCAAGTTAGTGTTGGACTTGCAGGAACTACAAACAAAACGGTTAAACTGCCGAAGAATTTCACTCTGCTTGGTCCTGGACCAGGTTACACTTGCGGTCCTGCAAAAATCGTTCCACCTACTACATTTCTCACAGCTGATCGCCGAAGAAAAACTCAAGCATTGA TGACATGGAATGTAACCTGCACTTACTCACAGTTCCTGGCAAGGAAGAATCCAAGCTGTTGCGTTTCTTTCTCATCTTTCTACAACGAAACGATTACTCCTTGTCCATCTTGTGCTTGTGGCTGTCAAAACAAACATAACTGTGTCAA AAGCGATTCGAAGTTGCTAACCAAGGTGGGAGTGAATACACCAAGAAAAGATAATTCACCGTTGCTGCAGTGCACACATCATATGTGCCCAATAAGGATCCACTGGCATGTCAAGCTCAACTATAAGGATTACTGGCGTGCAAAACTCTCAATTACGAATTTCAACTACCGTCTGAATTACACGCAATGGACTCTTGTTGCTCAGCACCCAAATCTAAACAATGTTACCCAAGTCTTCAGTTTCGACTACAAGCCTCTCGTTCCATACCAGTCCATAA ATGACACTGGAATGTTTTATGGCATGAAATTTTACAATGATTTACTGATGGAAGCTGGGCCACTAGGAAATGTTCAGTCAGAGGTTCTTCTCCAAAAGGACAAGGATACTTTTACCTTGAAGCAAGGATGGGCATTTCCAAGAAAGGTTTATTTTAATGGAGATGAGTGCATGCTCCCACCACCTGATACCTACCCATACCTGCCAAATTCTGCATTTACAAACTCACTgcaattaacaacattggctgcTTCCCTGATTTTCCTACTGATGGCCATTGGTTGA